In Streptomyces sp. RFCAC02, the following proteins share a genomic window:
- the pth gene encoding aminoacyl-tRNA hydrolase, with product MNDDAPWLIAGLGNPGPSYAANRHNVGFMVADLLAARTGGAFKSHKSRALVLEGRLGAPGSGGPRVVLAKPQTFMNLSGGPLTALSSYLRVPPERLVVVHDELDIGYGVLRLKRGGGDNGHNGLKSITASLGPDYHRVRFGVGRPPGRMDVKTFVLKDFSTAERKELDYFVDRAADAVEALITQGLERAQGAFNG from the coding sequence GTGAACGACGACGCACCCTGGCTCATCGCCGGGCTCGGGAACCCCGGGCCGAGTTACGCCGCGAACCGCCACAATGTCGGCTTCATGGTCGCCGACCTGCTCGCCGCGCGGACGGGCGGCGCGTTCAAGTCGCACAAGTCCCGCGCCCTCGTGCTGGAGGGGCGGCTCGGCGCGCCCGGCTCCGGCGGGCCGCGCGTGGTGCTCGCGAAGCCGCAGACGTTCATGAACCTGTCGGGTGGCCCCCTGACGGCGCTCAGCTCCTACCTGCGGGTGCCGCCGGAGCGGCTGGTCGTCGTCCACGACGAGCTGGACATCGGCTACGGCGTCCTGCGGCTGAAGCGCGGCGGCGGCGACAACGGGCACAACGGCCTGAAGTCCATCACCGCGTCCCTCGGCCCGGACTACCACCGGGTCAGGTTCGGCGTGGGCAGGCCGCCGGGCCGCATGGACGTGAAGACGTTCGTGCTGAAGGACTTCTCCACGGCCGAGCGCAAGGAGCTCGACTACTTCGTGGACCGCGCCGCGGACGCCGTCGAGGCGCTGATCACGCAGGGTCTTGAGCGGGCGCAGGGCGCGTTCAACGGCTGA
- a CDS encoding 50S ribosomal protein L25/general stress protein Ctc — protein sequence MADVKISAEVRKEFGKGASRRIRAVGKVPAVIYGHGTEPVHVTLPGHETMLALKSANVLITLDIEGREELVIPKAVQREAIRGFLVHLDLLVVKRGEKVTVEIPVHVEGELAPGGGLLEHVLNALPVEAEATHIPESVTVSVEGLEPGASILAKDITLPRGTSLAVDGDDVVIQVLQPQGEEPAPEAAAAEGESAETAEEASA from the coding sequence ATGGCCGATGTGAAGATCAGCGCCGAGGTCCGCAAGGAATTCGGCAAGGGCGCGTCCCGCCGTATCCGCGCCGTCGGCAAGGTTCCCGCCGTCATCTACGGGCACGGCACCGAGCCCGTGCACGTGACCCTCCCGGGCCACGAGACGATGCTCGCCCTGAAGAGCGCGAACGTCCTGATCACCCTGGACATCGAGGGCCGCGAGGAGCTGGTGATCCCGAAGGCCGTGCAGCGCGAGGCCATCCGCGGCTTCCTCGTGCACCTCGACCTGCTCGTCGTGAAGCGCGGCGAGAAGGTCACCGTCGAGATCCCCGTCCACGTCGAGGGCGAGCTGGCCCCCGGCGGCGGCCTGCTGGAGCACGTGCTGAACGCCCTGCCGGTCGAGGCCGAGGCCACCCACATCCCCGAGTCCGTCACCGTGTCGGTCGAGGGCCTGGAGCCGGGCGCCTCCATCCTCGCGAAGGACATCACGCTGCCGCGCGGCACGTCGCTCGCGGTCGACGGCGACGACGTCGTGATCCAGGTCCTCCAGCCGCAGGGCGAGGAGCCGGCCCCCGAGGCCGCCGCGGCCGAGGGCGAGAGCGCGGAGACCGCCGAGGAGGCCTCCGCCTGA
- a CDS encoding tetratricopeptide repeat protein: MANRPNQALSRLLAESGLSETQFAHAVNRVAAETGVAARYGQPSVSQWLSGTTPRAPVRPLVAEVLSRRLGRSVTPAELFPTAPSGPAPAQTPYARTVEELVDLVRSDMDPSRRGVVGAGLYSVALTIPGWRDVVGRMDAVRSGRLRRIGMADVQAVSDMTERLSELDDRFGGRYARPMSAAFISHTVAPYLRADGPEKVRKAMLSAASFLCYLTGWMAVDEGLHGLAQRYYVKGLELAGASSDHLTYCHILRGMSVQAADLGHGRVARQLADAAAEASSSVTPRMQAFFAGQQAHSYAVAGDRRQALAAIRATETLMEKAESRANVFGGYNPSTVFYHLAQVRYELGDVPGSIESLRAHFRLRVDGDSRRSSVRFRAMMAERLLEIGHLEAACESWNRCLDEYPAVHSGRADEHVRRISRILHPYRTNPLARSVLNRAREATV, encoded by the coding sequence ATGGCCAACCGGCCGAACCAGGCCCTCTCACGACTCCTCGCCGAGTCGGGCCTGTCGGAGACTCAGTTCGCGCACGCAGTCAACCGCGTGGCCGCGGAGACCGGCGTAGCGGCTCGGTACGGCCAGCCGTCCGTGAGCCAGTGGCTCAGCGGCACAACACCGCGTGCACCTGTCCGGCCCCTTGTGGCCGAGGTGCTTTCCAGACGCCTAGGTCGATCGGTGACACCCGCGGAGCTTTTCCCGACCGCGCCATCCGGTCCCGCACCCGCGCAGACGCCGTACGCGCGTACCGTGGAGGAACTGGTGGATCTGGTGAGGAGTGATATGGACCCGTCGCGGCGAGGGGTTGTCGGCGCTGGTCTCTATTCCGTTGCACTGACGATCCCTGGCTGGCGCGACGTGGTCGGCCGCATGGATGCCGTGCGTTCGGGGCGCCTGCGCCGCATAGGCATGGCGGATGTGCAAGCGGTCTCGGACATGACCGAGCGCCTGTCCGAGTTGGACGACCGATTCGGCGGCCGGTACGCAAGACCCATGTCCGCAGCTTTCATCTCCCATACGGTGGCCCCGTATCTGCGCGCGGACGGACCTGAGAAGGTCCGTAAGGCGATGCTTTCCGCAGCGTCGTTCCTGTGCTACCTCACTGGGTGGATGGCTGTGGACGAAGGGCTGCACGGACTGGCGCAGCGCTATTACGTCAAGGGTCTGGAACTTGCGGGAGCAAGCAGCGATCACCTCACCTATTGCCATATTCTGCGCGGCATGTCGGTTCAGGCGGCGGATCTGGGGCACGGGAGGGTCGCCAGGCAACTGGCCGACGCCGCGGCAGAAGCGAGTTCCTCGGTGACGCCCCGCATGCAGGCATTCTTCGCGGGCCAGCAGGCGCACAGCTATGCGGTGGCGGGGGATCGCCGCCAGGCATTGGCTGCGATCCGCGCAACAGAAACTCTGATGGAGAAGGCGGAGAGCCGGGCGAACGTCTTCGGGGGTTACAACCCCTCGACGGTCTTTTACCACCTCGCTCAGGTCCGCTACGAGTTGGGGGATGTACCCGGAAGCATCGAATCCCTTCGGGCACATTTCCGGTTGAGAGTCGACGGCGACAGCAGACGGTCAAGCGTGCGTTTCCGCGCCATGATGGCTGAGCGCCTGCTCGAAATCGGCCACTTGGAGGCCGCATGTGAGTCCTGGAACCGGTGCCTCGACGAATACCCCGCCGTCCACTCCGGACGCGCGGACGAGCATGTGCGCAGGATCAGCCGAATCCTGCACCCCTACCGCACGAACCCCCTGGCCCGCAGCGTCCTCAACCGGGCCAGAGAGGCGACAGTCTGA
- a CDS encoding DUF6531 domain-containing protein has translation MGRASDWSPVGMDSDPTPGSPEDVRTLADELQTFADDVGEALGKIRGMAGDRAVRDWSGLSADAFRDEFDGVPENLTRLQTSYDLCARALRAYWPKLQTAQGRADRALERAIAAQADLTAARDDPGSAAARDLDDARRLAEDARLMREEAAREAARDIGEAAEAGVRSRTWSADGSAAGPAAPTPGTDASTAGRAMLDDGPAAVRSRLRTMIRDGGSDPIDLVTGHVFLPQTDLTLPGVLPLAFTRRLDSGHRAGRWFGLTWSSTVDERLEVDRKGVVLVAADGMLLDYPHPAGPGAPVMPLTGPRRPLSRLADGGYALYDPATGHTRRFATPGRDRIARLTRVTDLNGNTIDFHHDPHGTPVAIEHSGGYRLRLTTESGRVTALQVADPADGTLTTVRTFHYTRGHLTRVTDATGHATGFTYDRRGRVTSWTDSNGRAYHYAYDDRDRCVEAHGDAGHIALTLAYDGTHPDWPGHRVTTLTTAQGAVTRCVVNDLGQVVAEIDPLGTVTRAAYDRHHGVTAWTDGLGRTTRIVRDASGRPVEVVRPDGASARAVHDPATRTAALALPGGAGWRRAHDERGNCTAVTDPAGATTRYTYDDRGALASVTDPSGATTRIVSDAAGRPVRVTDPLGHTVVHAYDAFGRLVATTDALGGTTRTAWTAEGRVARRTGPDGAEERWEYDGEGNCVRHTDARGRTTSYEYSHFDTLVARTGPDGVRYAFAYDAALRLVRVTNPRGQSWKYEYDAAGRPVAETDFDGHRVTYRHDAAGRLVHRANQAGQTVTWTYDDLGRLTAKTVDHLRHTFEHAPDGGLARATAPGCEITWRRDAAGRITAETVDGRTLAFTHDAAGRRTSRTTPSGVRTVYGYDAAGRPAYVETGGHRVTFARDGAGRESVRQVDGGLTLTRDHDPAGRLTGLAVTPGAAGPARRRAWSYGPGGALVGVHDDERGTSRFTLDAAGRVTDVCTRDWAESYAYDAAGNQTHASWSGDPAHAEPQGDRVYSGTRVSRAGAVHYTYDRAGRVTTRRRTRLSRAPEVWRYAWDAEDRLVALTTPDGTVWRYVYDPFGRRVAKLRMAPDGRSVAEETTFTWDDATLVEQTTTGADAASVTTLTWEHDGPAPVTQTERLGDRRTGTETGRRCLAVVTDPIGTPVELVAPDGRVTWRARSTVWGYAAWRGGGPAGTPLRFPGQYHDAESGLHYNYHRYYDPETARYLSQDPLGLDPAPNPRAYVANPLEQSDPLGLSACSIVPTGTPAWLDARPGPDLSDDPALAATGYGRGAHACVTPAPPDVAESLHALEAPTDTPRHDPAFT, from the coding sequence ATGGGGCGTGCGTCCGACTGGAGTCCGGTGGGGATGGACTCCGACCCGACCCCGGGCAGCCCCGAGGACGTGCGGACGCTCGCCGACGAGTTGCAGACGTTCGCCGATGATGTCGGTGAGGCGCTGGGGAAGATCCGCGGCATGGCCGGGGACCGCGCCGTGCGGGACTGGTCGGGGCTGTCGGCGGATGCGTTCCGCGACGAGTTCGACGGCGTCCCGGAGAACCTGACGCGGCTCCAGACCTCGTACGACCTGTGCGCGCGGGCGCTGCGCGCGTACTGGCCGAAGCTGCAGACCGCGCAGGGCCGGGCCGACCGCGCCCTGGAGCGGGCCATCGCCGCGCAGGCCGACCTCACCGCGGCGCGGGACGATCCCGGGTCCGCGGCGGCCCGTGACCTCGACGACGCGCGCCGGCTCGCGGAGGACGCCCGGCTGATGCGGGAGGAGGCGGCGCGCGAGGCCGCGCGGGACATCGGCGAGGCGGCCGAGGCCGGCGTCCGCAGCCGCACGTGGTCGGCGGACGGCTCCGCGGCAGGCCCCGCCGCGCCCACCCCGGGCACGGACGCGTCCACCGCCGGCCGCGCCATGCTGGACGACGGCCCGGCCGCCGTCCGGTCCCGCCTCCGCACGATGATCCGCGACGGCGGCAGCGACCCGATCGACCTGGTGACCGGCCACGTGTTCCTGCCGCAGACCGACCTGACGCTGCCCGGCGTCCTGCCCCTCGCGTTCACGCGGCGCCTGGACTCGGGCCACCGCGCCGGCCGCTGGTTCGGCCTCACCTGGTCGTCGACCGTGGACGAGCGTCTGGAGGTCGACCGCAAGGGCGTCGTCCTCGTCGCCGCCGACGGCATGCTGCTCGACTACCCGCACCCGGCGGGACCCGGCGCGCCCGTCATGCCCCTGACCGGCCCGCGCCGCCCCCTCAGCCGCCTCGCGGACGGCGGCTACGCCCTCTACGACCCGGCCACCGGCCACACCCGCCGCTTCGCCACGCCCGGCCGCGACCGCATCGCCCGCCTGACCCGCGTCACCGACCTCAACGGCAACACCATCGACTTCCACCACGACCCGCACGGCACGCCCGTCGCCATCGAGCACTCCGGCGGCTACCGCCTCCGTCTCACCACCGAGTCCGGCCGCGTCACCGCGCTCCAGGTCGCCGACCCCGCCGACGGCACCCTCACGACCGTCCGCACCTTCCACTACACGCGCGGCCACCTCACCCGGGTCACCGACGCCACGGGCCACGCCACCGGCTTCACCTACGACCGCCGCGGCCGCGTCACGTCGTGGACCGACTCCAACGGCCGGGCGTACCACTACGCGTACGACGACCGGGACCGCTGCGTCGAGGCGCACGGCGACGCGGGCCACATCGCCCTCACCCTCGCCTACGACGGCACGCACCCCGACTGGCCCGGCCACCGCGTCACCACCCTCACCACCGCGCAGGGCGCCGTCACCCGCTGCGTCGTCAACGACCTGGGCCAGGTCGTCGCCGAGATCGACCCGCTCGGCACGGTGACCCGCGCGGCGTACGACCGGCACCACGGCGTCACCGCGTGGACGGACGGCCTCGGCCGCACCACGCGGATCGTCCGCGACGCGTCGGGGCGGCCCGTGGAGGTGGTCCGCCCGGACGGTGCGAGCGCCCGCGCCGTGCACGACCCCGCCACCCGTACGGCAGCCCTCGCCCTGCCGGGCGGCGCCGGGTGGCGGCGCGCCCACGACGAGCGCGGCAACTGCACCGCCGTCACCGACCCGGCCGGCGCCACGACCCGCTACACGTACGACGACCGCGGCGCCCTCGCGTCCGTCACCGACCCGTCCGGCGCGACGACGCGGATCGTGTCCGACGCGGCGGGCCGCCCGGTCCGCGTCACCGACCCGCTGGGCCACACCGTCGTCCACGCCTACGACGCCTTCGGCCGCCTGGTCGCGACGACCGACGCGCTCGGCGGCACCACGCGCACCGCCTGGACCGCCGAGGGCCGCGTCGCCCGCCGCACCGGCCCGGACGGCGCCGAGGAGCGGTGGGAGTACGACGGCGAGGGGAACTGCGTCCGCCACACCGACGCCCGCGGCAGGACCACGTCCTACGAGTACTCCCACTTCGACACGCTGGTCGCGCGGACCGGCCCGGACGGCGTGCGGTACGCGTTCGCCTACGACGCCGCGCTGCGCCTCGTCCGCGTCACGAACCCGCGCGGCCAGAGCTGGAAGTACGAGTACGACGCGGCGGGCCGCCCCGTCGCCGAGACGGACTTCGACGGCCACCGCGTCACCTACCGCCACGACGCCGCGGGCCGCCTCGTGCACCGCGCCAACCAGGCCGGGCAGACCGTCACCTGGACGTACGACGACCTCGGCCGGCTCACCGCCAAGACCGTCGACCACCTCCGCCACACGTTCGAGCACGCGCCCGACGGCGGGCTCGCGCGCGCCACGGCTCCCGGCTGCGAGATCACCTGGCGGCGGGACGCGGCGGGCCGGATCACCGCCGAGACGGTGGACGGCCGCACCCTCGCGTTCACCCACGACGCGGCGGGCCGCCGCACGTCCCGCACGACGCCGTCCGGCGTCCGCACGGTGTACGGGTACGACGCGGCGGGCCGCCCCGCGTACGTCGAGACCGGCGGGCACCGCGTCACGTTCGCCCGCGACGGGGCGGGGCGCGAGAGTGTCAGGCAGGTCGACGGGGGCCTCACCCTCACGCGGGACCACGATCCCGCCGGCCGCCTCACCGGCCTCGCCGTCACGCCGGGCGCGGCCGGTCCGGCGCGGCGGCGCGCCTGGTCGTACGGCCCGGGCGGGGCGCTCGTCGGCGTGCACGACGACGAGCGGGGCACGAGCCGCTTCACGCTGGACGCCGCCGGCCGCGTCACGGACGTGTGCACCCGTGACTGGGCGGAGAGCTATGCCTACGACGCGGCCGGGAACCAGACGCACGCCTCCTGGTCCGGCGACCCCGCCCACGCCGAGCCGCAGGGCGACCGCGTCTACTCCGGCACCCGCGTGTCCCGCGCCGGCGCCGTCCACTACACGTACGACCGCGCGGGCCGCGTGACGACGCGCCGCCGCACCCGCCTGTCCCGGGCGCCCGAGGTGTGGCGCTACGCGTGGGACGCGGAGGACCGGCTCGTCGCGCTGACGACGCCGGACGGCACGGTGTGGCGGTATGTGTACGACCCGTTCGGGCGGCGCGTGGCGAAGCTGCGGATGGCGCCCGACGGCCGGTCCGTCGCCGAGGAGACGACGTTCACCTGGGACGACGCCACCCTCGTCGAGCAGACCACCACCGGCGCCGACGCGGCGTCGGTCACGACGCTCACCTGGGAGCACGACGGTCCGGCGCCCGTCACGCAGACCGAACGCCTCGGCGACCGCCGCACGGGCACCGAGACCGGCCGTCGGTGCCTGGCCGTCGTGACGGACCCGATCGGCACGCCCGTCGAACTCGTCGCTCCCGACGGCCGCGTGACGTGGCGCGCGCGGAGCACGGTGTGGGGGTACGCCGCGTGGCGCGGGGGCGGCCCGGCCGGGACGCCGCTGCGTTTCCCCGGCCAGTACCACGACGCGGAGAGCGGCCTGCACTACAACTACCACCGGTACTACGACCCGGAGACCGCGCGCTACCTGTCGCAGGACCCCCTCGGCCTCGACCCGGCGCCGAACCCCCGCGCGTACGTGGCGAATCCACTGGAGCAGTCGGACCCGCTCGGCCTGAGCGCCTGCTCGATCGTGCCCACGGGGACACCGGCCTGGCTGGACGCACGCCCCGGCCCGGACCTCTCGGACGACCCGGCCCTCGCGGCGACCGGCTACGGCCGTGGCGCCCACGCCTGCGTCACCCCGGCACCGCCGGACGTGGCGGAATCGCTGCACGCGCTGGAGGCTCCCACGGACACCCCGCGGCACGACCCCGCCTTCACCTGA
- a CDS encoding AAA family ATPase: MTSERDPVRFDEARPLALNVAHEVAAAGVDVLVVRDIFGRLSLLLDDRHGAVDTSSTDEWRAQLARTLGRYAADRPLLLASSLFQPDAYFASPRAADELGHVAEPGQGSIRRLDNTVVGADWARVSTPRADSAGVRTARTALYGFKGGVGRSTATFMLAKHLAEQGKCVLVIDLDLESPGAGPLLVAEEQMPQYGIIDQLVESALGNEEGLDLVTQATHFQLMNNGELWVAPARGQGAPGTEYSYVDKLNRVYADIPGHGQGGFADRLEAAVHACEDAVARQSRRPDVVLLDSRAGIHDIAAVAISRLCDLALLFGTDSRQTWAGYRDLFTAWLSSGQAPEIREKLRMVASMVPDSDAPAYLEAFREHAWDCFSTLYDNLVDGETGFNPGPEDDAAPHSPIPILFTVELVGLDAASTPDWDKREFVRAAYQSFLRTTTHLMIEGSR, from the coding sequence GTGACCTCGGAGCGCGATCCGGTCCGCTTCGACGAGGCTCGCCCACTCGCGCTGAACGTCGCTCACGAGGTGGCCGCGGCCGGCGTCGACGTGCTGGTCGTGCGAGACATCTTCGGCCGGCTGTCCCTGCTCCTGGACGACCGGCACGGTGCGGTCGACACGAGCTCGACCGACGAGTGGCGCGCGCAACTCGCCAGAACGCTCGGCAGGTACGCGGCGGACCGGCCGCTGCTTCTGGCTTCCAGCCTGTTCCAACCCGACGCCTACTTCGCGTCGCCTCGTGCGGCCGACGAACTCGGTCACGTCGCCGAGCCGGGTCAGGGCAGCATCCGCCGGCTCGACAACACCGTGGTCGGTGCGGACTGGGCACGGGTGAGCACGCCGCGAGCGGACTCCGCGGGGGTACGCACCGCGCGCACGGCGCTGTACGGGTTCAAAGGCGGTGTGGGCCGCTCGACCGCGACGTTCATGCTGGCGAAACACCTCGCCGAGCAGGGCAAGTGCGTTCTTGTCATCGATCTCGACCTCGAGTCCCCCGGAGCGGGTCCGCTGCTCGTGGCCGAAGAGCAGATGCCTCAATACGGGATCATCGACCAGCTCGTGGAATCCGCCCTGGGCAACGAGGAAGGTCTTGACCTCGTCACCCAGGCCACGCATTTCCAGCTCATGAACAACGGTGAGCTGTGGGTGGCCCCTGCACGGGGCCAGGGTGCGCCCGGCACGGAGTATTCCTACGTCGACAAGCTCAACCGGGTCTACGCCGATATCCCCGGGCACGGTCAGGGGGGGTTCGCGGATCGTCTGGAGGCGGCGGTCCACGCGTGCGAGGACGCGGTCGCGAGGCAGAGTCGCCGCCCCGACGTCGTACTCCTCGACAGCCGGGCGGGCATCCACGACATCGCCGCCGTAGCGATCTCACGGCTGTGCGACCTCGCCCTCCTGTTCGGCACGGACAGCCGCCAGACGTGGGCGGGTTACAGAGATCTCTTCACAGCATGGCTTTCCTCGGGCCAGGCGCCCGAGATCCGGGAGAAGCTGCGCATGGTCGCCTCAATGGTCCCGGACTCCGACGCCCCGGCCTACCTGGAGGCGTTCCGGGAACACGCCTGGGATTGCTTCTCCACTCTCTACGACAACCTCGTCGACGGCGAGACGGGCTTCAATCCCGGACCGGAGGACGATGCGGCACCGCACTCACCGATCCCCATTCTGTTCACCGTCGAACTCGTCGGTCTCGACGCGGCTTCCACACCGGACTGGGACAAGCGGGAGTTCGTCCGCGCCGCGTACCAGTCCTTCCTGAGAACAACCACCCACCTGATGATCGAAGGATCGCGATGA
- a CDS encoding DinB family protein, with translation MTSVSTDVIEKQALSAFLAAQRGVVLAVVEGLDARALTTAVLPSGWTPLGLVEHLGHAERHWLQEVVAGAAEPLAWADDHAPLTTPRPPEEVFAFYADQCRRSDEVIARTPLSAPPLGRHPDPLDGEVTDLRWVLLHMIEETARHAGHLDIVRELIDGRTGLGPR, from the coding sequence ATGACGAGCGTGAGTACGGATGTGATCGAGAAGCAGGCCCTGTCCGCGTTCCTCGCGGCGCAGCGGGGCGTCGTGCTGGCCGTTGTCGAAGGGCTCGACGCGCGTGCCCTGACCACCGCGGTCCTGCCCTCCGGCTGGACGCCCCTCGGGCTCGTGGAGCACCTGGGGCACGCGGAGCGGCACTGGCTGCAGGAGGTCGTCGCGGGGGCGGCCGAGCCGCTGGCCTGGGCCGACGATCACGCGCCGCTGACGACGCCGCGACCGCCCGAGGAGGTGTTCGCCTTCTACGCCGACCAGTGCCGGCGCTCGGACGAGGTGATAGCCCGCACACCGCTGTCGGCGCCGCCGCTGGGCCGGCACCCCGATCCCCTGGACGGCGAGGTCACCGACCTGCGGTGGGTACTGCTCCACATGATCGAGGAGACCGCGCGCCACGCCGGCCACCTGGACATCGTCCGCGAACTCATCGACGGCCGGACGGGCCTCGGACCCCGCTGA
- a CDS encoding ribose-phosphate diphosphokinase, producing the protein MTGIKTTGEKKLMLFTGRAHPELAAEVAAELGVGLVPTKAVDFANGEIYVRFQESVRGADCFLMQSHTAPINKWIMEQLIMIDALKRASARSISVIIPFYGYARQDKKHRGREPISARLMADLLQTAGAHRIITMDLHADQVQGYFDGPVDHLFALPVLTEYIGSRVDRDRLTVVSPDAGRVRVADRWADRLAAPLAIVHKRRDPDVANQVTVHEVVGEVEGRVCVLVDDMIDTGGTICAAADALFANGAADVIVAATHGVLSGPAADRLKNSRVSEFIFTNSLPTPTEVALDKITVLSMAPTIARAVREVFEDGSVTSLFEGDA; encoded by the coding sequence GTGACCGGGATCAAGACCACCGGCGAGAAGAAACTCATGCTCTTCACCGGCCGCGCCCACCCCGAACTCGCGGCGGAGGTCGCCGCGGAATTGGGCGTGGGGCTGGTCCCGACAAAGGCCGTGGACTTCGCGAACGGCGAGATCTACGTGCGTTTCCAGGAGTCGGTGCGCGGTGCGGACTGTTTCCTGATGCAGAGTCACACGGCCCCGATCAATAAATGGATCATGGAGCAGCTCATCATGATCGACGCCCTGAAGCGGGCGTCGGCGCGGAGCATCTCCGTGATCATCCCCTTCTACGGTTACGCGCGGCAGGACAAGAAGCACCGGGGCCGTGAACCGATCTCCGCCCGCCTGATGGCGGACCTGCTGCAGACGGCGGGCGCGCACCGCATCATCACGATGGACCTGCACGCCGACCAGGTGCAGGGCTATTTCGACGGCCCGGTGGACCACCTGTTCGCGCTGCCCGTGCTGACCGAGTACATCGGCAGCCGGGTGGACCGGGACCGGCTCACGGTCGTGTCGCCGGACGCGGGCCGGGTGCGGGTGGCGGACCGGTGGGCGGACCGGCTGGCGGCGCCGCTGGCGATCGTCCACAAGCGGCGTGACCCGGACGTGGCGAACCAGGTCACGGTCCACGAGGTCGTCGGCGAGGTCGAGGGCCGGGTGTGCGTGCTGGTGGACGACATGATCGACACCGGCGGCACGATCTGCGCGGCGGCCGACGCGCTGTTCGCGAACGGCGCGGCGGACGTCATCGTGGCCGCCACGCACGGCGTGCTGTCGGGACCGGCGGCCGACCGGCTGAAGAACTCGCGGGTGAGCGAGTTCATCTTCACGAACTCCCTGCCGACGCCGACCGAGGTCGCGCTCGACAAGATCACCGTCCTGTCGATGGCTCCGACGATCGCGCGCGCGGTCCGCGAGGTGTTCGAGGACGGCTCGGTGACCAGCCTCTTCGAGGGCGACGCCTGA
- the glmU gene encoding bifunctional UDP-N-acetylglucosamine diphosphorylase/glucosamine-1-phosphate N-acetyltransferase GlmU: MSSIRPAAIIVLAAGEGTRMKSATPKVLHEICGRSLVGHAVTAARGLDPEELVVVVGHGRERVTAHLADIDSGVRAVVQEQQLGTAHAVATALAALAADGVTPAGTVIVTCGDIPMQTAATLGSLAGTHAADGNAVTMLTMEVPDPTGYGRVVRGADGAVVEVVEHRDATAEQLAIREANSGILAFDGRLLASALARVGSDNDQGEQYLPDVLRILREDGHRVGACVAPDHRELVGINNRVQLAQARRLLNDRLLEEAMLAGVTVVDPATTWLDVTVTYEPDAVLLPGTQLLGATHVAADAEVGPGSRLRDTVVGSGAVVDNTVADGAHVGAGAKVGPYTYLRPGTVLGQESKAGAFVEMKNSAIGEGTKVPHLSYIGDATIGDHTNIGAATVFVNYDGEEKHHSTVGSYCRTGADNMFVAPVTVGDGAYTAAGSVITRDVPPGSLGVARGQQRNVDGWVARRRPESAPARAAEAALAAMERKPGEA, from the coding sequence GTGAGCTCCATCCGCCCGGCAGCCATCATCGTTCTCGCAGCGGGTGAGGGGACCCGCATGAAATCCGCCACGCCCAAGGTGCTGCACGAGATCTGCGGCCGCTCGCTGGTGGGGCACGCCGTGACGGCCGCCCGGGGTCTCGACCCCGAGGAGCTGGTCGTGGTCGTCGGCCACGGGCGGGAGCGGGTGACCGCCCATCTGGCGGACATCGACTCGGGTGTGCGGGCGGTCGTGCAGGAACAGCAGCTCGGCACGGCGCACGCGGTCGCGACGGCCCTCGCGGCGCTCGCGGCCGACGGCGTCACGCCGGCCGGCACGGTCATCGTGACGTGCGGCGACATCCCGATGCAGACGGCGGCCACCCTCGGCTCGCTCGCGGGGACGCACGCCGCCGACGGCAACGCGGTGACGATGCTCACGATGGAGGTGCCGGACCCCACCGGGTACGGGCGGGTGGTGCGCGGCGCCGACGGGGCGGTCGTGGAGGTCGTGGAGCACCGGGACGCGACGGCCGAGCAGCTCGCCATCCGCGAGGCGAACTCCGGCATCCTCGCGTTCGACGGGCGGCTGCTGGCGTCGGCCCTGGCGCGGGTGGGCAGCGACAACGACCAGGGCGAGCAGTACCTCCCGGACGTGCTGCGCATCCTGCGGGAGGACGGGCACCGCGTCGGCGCGTGTGTGGCGCCCGACCACCGCGAGCTGGTCGGGATCAACAACCGCGTACAGCTTGCGCAGGCCCGCCGGCTGCTGAACGACCGGCTGCTGGAGGAGGCGATGCTCGCCGGCGTGACGGTGGTCGACCCGGCGACGACCTGGCTGGACGTGACGGTGACGTACGAGCCCGACGCCGTGCTCCTCCCCGGGACGCAGCTCCTCGGCGCCACGCACGTCGCGGCGGACGCCGAGGTGGGTCCCGGCAGCCGGCTGCGCGACACGGTGGTGGGGTCCGGCGCGGTGGTGGACAACACGGTCGCGGACGGGGCGCACGTCGGCGCGGGCGCGAAGGTCGGCCCCTACACGTATCTGCGGCCGGGCACGGTCCTCGGGCAGGAGTCGAAGGCCGGCGCGTTCGTCGAGATGAAGAACTCGGCAATCGGCGAGGGCACGAAGGTGCCGCACCTTTCCTATATCGGTGACGCCACGATCGGTGACCACACGAACATCGGCGCCGCCACCGTCTTCGTGAACTACGACGGCGAGGAGAAGCACCACTCGACGGTCGGCTCGTACTGCCGCACCGGCGCGGACAATATGTTTGTGGCGCCGGTCACCGTCGGGGACGGCGCCTATACGGCGGCGGGCTCGGTGATCACCCGCGACGTCCCCCCGGGATCACTGGGTGTAGCGCGTGGCCAGCAGCGGAACGTCGACGGCTGGGTGGCCCGCAGGCGCCCCGAGTCGGCCCCCGCCCGGGCGGCCGAGGCCGCTCTGGCTGCGATGGAGCGGAAGCCCGGGGAAGCCTGA